The proteins below come from a single Oryzomicrobium terrae genomic window:
- a CDS encoding YihY family inner membrane protein, which yields MSHYRSRSPRRAAAAGGPSNPLRFVVRVARRYRQEHFAQLSASLAYTTLLSLVPLVTIALVVVSSLPFYSTLLADVQKVLFANLLPDKAGVVVTKYALLFSQKATKLTLVGLGFLLLTTLLLAVSIERAFNHVWRVGKGRSLAGRVKLFGAMLILGPAALTLGFGVVTFALSLSLGWFSEGRWLRQWLFSLLAWAAPVGMFFLLYWRVPNAPVRWVDALFGAVAATLGLALLQRLFAWYLASFPSYTLVYGAFAAVPIFLLWLYLTWNLVLIGALVAATRGGVGEGARAD from the coding sequence ATGTCCCATTACCGCTCCCGCTCCCCGCGCCGCGCCGCTGCTGCCGGCGGCCCGTCCAACCCGCTGCGCTTCGTTGTCCGGGTGGCCCGCCGCTACCGCCAGGAGCATTTCGCCCAGCTCTCCGCCAGCCTGGCCTACACCACCCTGCTGTCCCTGGTACCCCTGGTGACCATCGCCCTGGTGGTGGTGTCATCCCTGCCGTTCTATTCGACCCTGCTGGCCGACGTGCAGAAGGTGCTGTTCGCCAACCTGCTGCCGGACAAGGCCGGGGTGGTGGTGACCAAGTACGCCCTGCTGTTTTCCCAGAAGGCCACCAAGTTGACCCTGGTGGGCCTGGGCTTCCTGCTGCTCACCACCCTGCTGCTGGCGGTGAGCATCGAGCGGGCCTTCAATCACGTCTGGCGGGTTGGCAAGGGGCGCTCCCTGGCGGGCCGGGTCAAGCTGTTCGGGGCCATGCTGATCCTGGGGCCGGCAGCCCTGACGCTGGGCTTCGGCGTCGTCACCTTCGCCCTGTCCTTGTCGCTGGGGTGGTTCAGCGAGGGGCGCTGGCTGCGCCAGTGGTTGTTCAGTCTGCTCGCCTGGGCCGCGCCGGTGGGGATGTTCTTCCTGCTCTATTGGCGGGTACCCAACGCACCGGTGCGCTGGGTCGATGCTCTGTTCGGCGCTGTGGCGGCGACCCTGGGACTGGCCCTGCTGCAACGTCTGTTCGCCTGGTACCTGGCCTCGTTTCCGTCCTACACCCTGGTCTACGGCGCTTTTGCCGCCGTGCCGATCTTCTTGCTCTGGTTGTACCTGACCTGGAACCTGGTGCTGATCGGTGCCCTGGTGGCGGCAACCCGCGGTGGTGTGGGCGAGGGGGCGCGGGCGGACTGA
- the rpsP gene encoding 30S ribosomal protein S16 produces MVVIRLARGGAKKRPFYTLVVADSRNRRDGRFIERIGFYNPVAAASEEGLRIAMDRLQYWTGNGAQLSPTVARLAKQYAAKVAA; encoded by the coding sequence ATGGTTGTGATTCGTCTCGCCCGCGGTGGCGCGAAAAAACGTCCTTTTTACACTCTGGTGGTGGCCGATTCCCGTAATCGTCGCGACGGCCGTTTCATCGAGCGTATCGGCTTCTACAACCCCGTGGCTGCTGCCAGCGAAGAAGGTCTGCGCATCGCCATGGACCGTCTGCAATACTGGACCGGCAACGGCGCCCAGCTGTCCCCGACCGTGGCCCGCCTGGCCAAGCAGTACGCCGCCAAAGTCGCTGCCTGA
- the rimM gene encoding ribosome maturation factor RimM (Essential for efficient processing of 16S rRNA) — protein MTDAAGPTEQAAPVIVLGRITDAYGVRGWVRIHPFGDDPLEWGKMLHWWVGSEESGWKVLPLAGCKWHGDGLVAQFVGVADRSGAEALKGAYIGAPREEMPRPEPDAYYWNDLIGLPVQNLEGESFGTVVGLLATGANDVLQVREDDDGTAAPGKKPLERLLPFVEQVVREVILPAKGAPGVIRVDWQKDW, from the coding sequence ATGACTGACGCTGCTGGCCCTACCGAGCAAGCAGCCCCGGTCATCGTTCTGGGGCGTATCACGGATGCCTACGGCGTTCGTGGCTGGGTGCGTATCCACCCCTTTGGGGATGACCCCCTCGAGTGGGGCAAGATGCTCCACTGGTGGGTGGGCTCCGAGGAGTCCGGCTGGAAGGTCCTGCCCCTGGCGGGGTGCAAGTGGCACGGTGATGGTCTGGTGGCCCAGTTTGTCGGGGTTGCCGACCGGAGCGGAGCCGAAGCCCTCAAAGGCGCCTACATCGGTGCGCCCCGCGAGGAAATGCCCCGCCCCGAGCCGGATGCCTACTACTGGAACGATCTGATCGGTCTTCCGGTACAGAACCTCGAGGGTGAATCGTTCGGGACCGTGGTCGGCCTGCTGGCCACCGGCGCCAACGACGTGCTCCAGGTGCGGGAAGACGACGATGGGACTGCCGCCCCCGGCAAGAAACCGCTGGAACGGCTGCTGCCTTTCGTCGAGCAGGTAGTACGGGAGGTGATCCTCCCGGCCAAGGGTGCCCCCGGCGTGATCCGGGTGGACTGGCAGAAAGACTGGTAA
- the trmD gene encoding tRNA (guanosine(37)-N1)-methyltransferase TrmD, protein MPEHPLAFDVVTIFPEMFAAVGQYGVTRRGLEEGRWTLNCWNPRDFTADNYRRVDDRPFGGGPGMVMQPAPLEAAIAAAKARQRQAGAARSRVIYLSPQGAPLTHERVMALKDEPGLVLLCGRYEGVDERLLERCVDEEISLGDFVLSGGEIPAMALIDAVVRQLPGVLNDAASAVEDSFVTGLLDCPHYTRPEVYEEMPVPAVLLSGNHKEIRRWRLKMALKRTRERRPELLAKLKASRPLSAEEAHLLAEIEREAAQAESPSA, encoded by the coding sequence ATGCCGGAGCATCCCCTGGCCTTCGACGTGGTGACCATTTTTCCGGAAATGTTCGCCGCCGTCGGTCAGTACGGGGTGACCCGCCGCGGCCTGGAAGAAGGCCGCTGGACGCTGAACTGCTGGAACCCGCGCGACTTCACGGCGGACAATTATCGCCGGGTGGACGACCGGCCTTTCGGCGGCGGTCCGGGCATGGTGATGCAGCCGGCCCCCCTGGAAGCGGCGATTGCCGCGGCCAAGGCGCGTCAGCGCCAGGCCGGCGCAGCACGCAGCCGGGTGATCTACCTGTCGCCGCAAGGCGCGCCCCTGACCCACGAGCGGGTCATGGCGCTGAAGGATGAACCTGGGCTGGTGCTGCTGTGCGGGCGCTACGAAGGGGTCGACGAACGGCTGCTTGAACGTTGTGTCGACGAAGAGATTTCGTTGGGGGATTTCGTCCTGTCTGGCGGCGAGATCCCGGCGATGGCCCTGATCGACGCCGTCGTCCGGCAACTGCCGGGGGTGCTGAACGATGCCGCTTCCGCCGTGGAAGACTCGTTCGTCACGGGGCTGCTGGATTGCCCCCACTACACCCGCCCCGAGGTGTACGAAGAGATGCCGGTGCCGGCGGTGCTGCTGTCCGGCAACCACAAGGAAATTCGCCGCTGGCGCCTGAAAATGGCGCTCAAGCGAACCCGGGAACGCCGCCCGGAGCTTCTCGCGAAGCTGAAGGCAAGTCGGCCGCTTTCGGCCGAAGAAGCGCATCTGCTCGCAGAAATCGAGCGGGAGGCCGCCCAGGCGGAATCCCCCTCGGCGTAA
- the rplS gene encoding 50S ribosomal protein L19, whose protein sequence is MNLIQQLEQEEIARLGKTIPNYAPGDTVIVQVKVKEGNRERLQAYEGVVIAKRNRGLNSSVIVRKISSGEGVERTFQIYSPLVASIEVKRRGDVRRAKLYYLRDRSGKSARIKEKLERRQG, encoded by the coding sequence ATGAACCTGATCCAGCAACTGGAACAAGAAGAAATCGCCCGTCTGGGCAAGACCATCCCCAACTACGCTCCCGGCGACACCGTGATCGTCCAGGTGAAGGTCAAGGAAGGTAACCGCGAGCGTCTGCAGGCTTACGAAGGCGTGGTTATCGCCAAGCGTAACCGCGGCCTCAACTCCTCCGTCATCGTCCGTAAGATCTCTTCCGGCGAAGGCGTGGAGCGGACGTTCCAGATCTACTCCCCCCTGGTCGCTTCGATTGAAGTGAAGCGCCGCGGTGATGTGCGTCGCGCCAAGCTGTACTACCTGCGCGACCGCTCCGGCAAGTCTGCCCGGATCAAGGAAAAGCTCGAGCGTCGCCAGGGCTGA
- a CDS encoding TonB-dependent copper receptor, whose protein sequence is MTPLHGTRRHGPTRIALAVALACAAPALLAQTVASQQQTVAAADKAATLDEVVVTAERMDTPLTVVTDPRAPRQPVPAQDGADILKTIPGFSVIRKGGTDGDPVLRGLAGSRLNILLDGEQILGGCGGRMDPPTAYVFPESYDSLRVIKGPQTVQWGPGNAAGTVLFERNWPRWPAAGAKFYGSALVGSFGRNDEMADFQIGNTQAYAKVVGTHTQASDYRDGSGTTVHSKYNRWSGYGAVGLTPDADTRIELSTAASDGEAAYADRGMDGTKFSRQNATLKFEKRNLSPVVQKVEAIAYWNYIDHIMDNYSLRTATGTKMLSNPDRETYGGRAAATLRLGELTQLVLGADHATNIHTLRTAMGNGVYAVGGVPRVEDARFEQTGVFGELTHYLGEKQRLIGGLRSDFWSGTDHFKVNGAPRASYGQTRRDTLTSGFFRYEQDFAAGQTAYAGLGYVERFPDYWELAKQSQNSNSAWNTRPEKTAQFDTGVLWRHGDWDATVAAFYGKTDDYILIQNVGSGMAARTLSRNVDATRYGGEASLGYRFTSSWRSDLTLAWVRGSNDTDDRPLAQTPPLEARWSVGFDNGVWSAGTLTRLVARQDRVAIGQGNIVGQDIGEAGGFAVFSVNAGWKPSKKLRLTAGVDNLFNRTYAEAISRAGAMVAGYGQTTRVNEPGRTGWLKLTIALE, encoded by the coding sequence ATGACCCCATTACACGGGACCCGGCGACACGGGCCCACCCGGATCGCCCTGGCGGTGGCCCTGGCCTGCGCCGCGCCGGCCCTGCTGGCGCAGACGGTGGCGAGCCAGCAGCAGACCGTGGCGGCCGCCGACAAGGCGGCCACCCTGGACGAAGTGGTGGTGACCGCCGAGCGCATGGATACGCCGCTCACCGTGGTCACCGATCCCCGGGCGCCGCGCCAGCCGGTACCGGCCCAGGACGGCGCCGACATCCTCAAGACCATCCCCGGCTTCTCGGTGATCCGCAAGGGCGGCACCGACGGCGACCCGGTGCTGCGCGGCCTGGCCGGCTCGCGCCTGAACATCCTGCTCGACGGCGAGCAGATCCTGGGCGGCTGCGGCGGGCGCATGGACCCGCCCACGGCCTACGTCTTCCCCGAGTCCTACGACAGCTTGCGCGTCATCAAGGGGCCCCAGACGGTGCAATGGGGGCCGGGCAATGCGGCCGGGACGGTGCTGTTCGAACGCAACTGGCCGCGCTGGCCCGCCGCCGGCGCCAAGTTCTACGGTAGCGCCCTGGTGGGCAGCTTCGGCCGCAACGACGAGATGGCCGATTTCCAGATCGGCAACACCCAGGCCTACGCCAAGGTGGTGGGCACCCACACCCAGGCGAGCGACTACCGCGACGGCAGCGGCACCACGGTCCATTCCAAGTACAACCGCTGGAGCGGATACGGCGCCGTGGGCCTGACCCCGGACGCCGATACCCGCATCGAGCTGTCCACCGCCGCCAGCGATGGCGAGGCGGCCTACGCCGACCGGGGCATGGACGGCACCAAGTTCAGCCGGCAGAACGCCACCCTCAAGTTCGAGAAGCGCAACCTCTCGCCGGTGGTGCAGAAGGTCGAGGCGATCGCCTACTGGAACTACATCGACCACATCATGGACAACTACAGCCTGCGCACTGCCACGGGCACCAAGATGTTGAGCAACCCGGATCGGGAAACCTATGGCGGGCGGGCGGCAGCCACCCTGCGCCTGGGGGAGCTGACCCAGCTGGTGCTGGGGGCGGACCATGCCACCAACATCCACACCCTGCGCACGGCCATGGGCAACGGCGTGTACGCCGTTGGCGGCGTGCCCCGGGTGGAGGACGCGCGCTTCGAGCAGACCGGCGTGTTCGGCGAGTTGACCCACTACCTGGGCGAGAAGCAGCGCCTGATCGGCGGCCTGCGCAGCGACTTCTGGTCGGGCACGGATCACTTCAAGGTAAACGGTGCGCCCCGGGCCAGTTACGGCCAGACGCGGCGCGACACCCTGACCAGCGGCTTTTTTCGCTACGAGCAGGACTTTGCCGCCGGCCAGACCGCCTACGCCGGCCTGGGTTACGTCGAGCGTTTCCCCGACTACTGGGAGCTGGCCAAGCAGAGCCAGAACAGCAACAGCGCCTGGAACACCCGGCCGGAAAAGACCGCTCAGTTCGACACCGGCGTGCTGTGGCGCCACGGCGACTGGGACGCCACCGTGGCCGCGTTCTACGGCAAGACCGACGATTACATCCTGATCCAGAACGTCGGCAGCGGCATGGCCGCGCGCACCCTCAGCCGCAATGTGGACGCCACCCGCTACGGCGGCGAGGCCAGTCTGGGCTACCGCTTCACGTCGTCCTGGCGCAGCGACCTGACCCTGGCCTGGGTGCGCGGCAGCAACGACACCGACGACCGCCCCCTGGCCCAGACGCCGCCCCTGGAGGCGCGCTGGAGCGTCGGCTTCGACAACGGCGTGTGGAGCGCCGGCACCCTGACCCGGCTGGTGGCCCGCCAGGACCGTGTGGCCATCGGCCAGGGCAACATCGTCGGCCAGGACATCGGCGAGGCCGGCGGCTTTGCCGTGTTCTCGGTCAATGCCGGCTGGAAACCGAGCAAGAAGCTGCGCCTGACCGCCGGGGTGGACAACCTGTTCAACCGCACCTACGCCGAGGCCATCAGCCGGGCTGGCGCCATGGTGGCCGGCTACGGCCAGACCACCCGGGTCAACGAGCCGGGACGCACCGGCTGGCTCAAGCTGACGATCGCTCTGGAATAA
- the folE2 gene encoding GTP cyclohydrolase FolE2 encodes MTSTPQHLAIPDVQSSADTRQLAINKVGIKSIRHPVQISDRSGDVQHTVATFNMYVGLPHNFKGTHMSRFVEILNSREREISVESFPAMLRDMVQRLEAETGHIEMNFPYFINKTAPVSGVQSLLDYDVTFIGDIRNGQVSFSLKVVVPVTSLCPCSKKISDYGAHNQRSHVTITAELDGHLWIEELVRLVEDEASCELYGLLKRPDEKFVTERAYDNPKFVEDMVRDVAARLNAEPRVVAYVAESENFESIHNHSAYALIERDKRQG; translated from the coding sequence ATGACTTCTACCCCCCAGCATCTCGCCATCCCCGACGTCCAGTCTTCCGCCGACACCCGGCAGCTGGCGATCAACAAGGTCGGCATCAAGTCGATCCGCCACCCGGTCCAGATCAGCGACCGCAGCGGCGACGTGCAGCACACCGTGGCCACCTTCAACATGTACGTGGGCCTGCCACACAACTTCAAGGGCACCCACATGTCCCGCTTCGTGGAGATCCTCAACTCCCGCGAGCGCGAGATCTCGGTGGAATCCTTTCCGGCCATGCTGCGCGACATGGTCCAGCGTCTCGAGGCCGAAACCGGCCACATCGAGATGAACTTCCCCTACTTCATCAACAAGACCGCGCCAGTATCCGGCGTGCAGAGCCTGCTCGACTACGACGTCACCTTCATCGGCGACATCCGTAACGGCCAGGTGTCGTTCTCGCTCAAGGTGGTGGTGCCGGTGACCAGCCTGTGCCCCTGCTCGAAGAAGATTTCCGACTACGGCGCCCACAACCAGCGCTCCCACGTCACCATCACCGCCGAGCTGGACGGCCACCTGTGGATCGAGGAACTGGTGCGCCTGGTGGAGGATGAGGCTTCCTGCGAGCTGTACGGCCTGCTGAAGCGCCCGGACGAGAAGTTCGTCACCGAGCGCGCCTACGACAACCCGAAGTTCGTCGAGGACATGGTTCGCGACGTGGCCGCCCGCCTCAACGCCGAACCCCGCGTGGTGGCCTACGTGGCCGAATCGGAGAACTTCGAGTCGATCCACAACCACTCGGCCTACGCCCTGATCGAGCGCGACAAGCGCCAGGGCTGA